Proteins from one Setaria italica strain Yugu1 chromosome V, Setaria_italica_v2.0, whole genome shotgun sequence genomic window:
- the LOC101760163 gene encoding uncharacterized protein LOC101760163 isoform X1 produces the protein MMGTAVELGRRQGDARFYDAARARRGNQRGLPKSRWSPADAAQEKVPSAAAAPGVSGNLERFVAAVTPSVPAQYPSKRAARGWRTNGVDGDQDRPYFVLRDVWEAYSEWSAYGAGVPLMLDGCDGVVQYYVPYLSAIQLYGDPAVLRTSTSPSRHMMNDSDGDSHESSSDASSDCGHGRLKHLTREGFSSDDGESGDPHDRLLFQYLEFDSPFCREPLTDKVSSLSARFPGLKSLKSSDLSLRSWISVAWYPIYRIPTGPTLKDLDACFLTFHRLSTRVGDHVGAIQYAWGSSPNISLPVFGMASYKFSKSVWSSNDEDWQLASGLLQAAADWLRDSRASHPDYQFFVSRGAYNR, from the exons ATGATGGGCACCGCCGTCGAGCTCGGCCGGAGGCAAGGCGATGCCCGCTTCTACGACGCCGCCAGGGCCCGCCGAGGCAACCAGCGCGGCCTCCCGAAGTCTCGGTGGTctcccgccgacgccgcccagGAGAAAGTAccatctgcggcggcggcccccggcGTTTCGGGCAACCTCGAGCGATTCGTGGCAGCCGTGACTCCGTCCGTCCCGGCGCAGTACCCCTCCAAG AGAGCAGCAAGGGGGTGGAGGACCAACGGCGTCGATGGCGATCAGGATAGGCCGTACTTTGTTCTCCGCGACGTATGGGAGGCTTACAGTGAATGGAGCGCGTATGGTGCTGGCGTGCCACTCATGCTTGATGGTTGCGACGGGGTCGTTCAGTACTATGTGCCCTACTTGTCTGCCATCCAGCTCTATGGAGACCCTGCTGTCCTGCGGACATCTACCAGCCCAAG CAGACATATGATGAATGACAGTGACGGGGATAGCCATGAGTCAAGTAGTGATGCGAGCAGTGATTGTGGACATGGAAGGCTAAAGCATCTTACTCGGGAAGGCTTCTCAAGTGATGATGGTGAATCTGGAGATCCTCATGACCGCTTGCTCTTTCAGTATCTTGAGTTTGATTCTCCATTCTGTCGCGAACCATTGACTGATAAG GTCTCTAGCCTTTCAGCTAGATTTCCTGGACTGAAAAGCTTAAAAAGTAGTGATTTATCATTGAGAAGTTGGATATCTGTTGCTTG GTATCCAATTTACCGTATCCCCACTGGCCCAACATTGAAAGATCTGGATGCTTGCTTTCTGACCTTCCATCGGCTTTCAACTCGTGTAGGAG ATCATGTTGGTGCCATACAATATGCTTGGGGTAGCTCACCAAATATATCGCTCCCTGTTTTTGGTATGGCTTCTTATAAGTTCAGCAAGTCAGTATGGTCTTCGAATGATGAGGATTGGCAGCTGGCAAGCGGCTTACTGCAAGCTGCTGCCGATTGGCTGCGAGATAGCCGTGCTAGCCATCCGGATTATCAGTTCTTTGTCTCGCGTGGTGCATACAACAGGTAG
- the LOC101760163 gene encoding uncharacterized protein LOC101760163 isoform X2, with product MMGTAVELGRRQGDARFYDAARARRGNQRGLPKSRWSPADAAQEKVPSAAAAPGVSGNLERFVAAVTPSVPAQYPSKRAARGWRTNGVDGDQDRPYFVLRDVWEAYSEWSAYGAGVPLMLDGCDGVVQYYVPYLSAIQLYGDPAVLRTSTSPRHMMNDSDGDSHESSSDASSDCGHGRLKHLTREGFSSDDGESGDPHDRLLFQYLEFDSPFCREPLTDKVSSLSARFPGLKSLKSSDLSLRSWISVAWYPIYRIPTGPTLKDLDACFLTFHRLSTRVGDHVGAIQYAWGSSPNISLPVFGMASYKFSKSVWSSNDEDWQLASGLLQAAADWLRDSRASHPDYQFFVSRGAYNR from the exons ATGATGGGCACCGCCGTCGAGCTCGGCCGGAGGCAAGGCGATGCCCGCTTCTACGACGCCGCCAGGGCCCGCCGAGGCAACCAGCGCGGCCTCCCGAAGTCTCGGTGGTctcccgccgacgccgcccagGAGAAAGTAccatctgcggcggcggcccccggcGTTTCGGGCAACCTCGAGCGATTCGTGGCAGCCGTGACTCCGTCCGTCCCGGCGCAGTACCCCTCCAAG AGAGCAGCAAGGGGGTGGAGGACCAACGGCGTCGATGGCGATCAGGATAGGCCGTACTTTGTTCTCCGCGACGTATGGGAGGCTTACAGTGAATGGAGCGCGTATGGTGCTGGCGTGCCACTCATGCTTGATGGTTGCGACGGGGTCGTTCAGTACTATGTGCCCTACTTGTCTGCCATCCAGCTCTATGGAGACCCTGCTGTCCTGCGGACATCTACCAGCCCAAG ACATATGATGAATGACAGTGACGGGGATAGCCATGAGTCAAGTAGTGATGCGAGCAGTGATTGTGGACATGGAAGGCTAAAGCATCTTACTCGGGAAGGCTTCTCAAGTGATGATGGTGAATCTGGAGATCCTCATGACCGCTTGCTCTTTCAGTATCTTGAGTTTGATTCTCCATTCTGTCGCGAACCATTGACTGATAAG GTCTCTAGCCTTTCAGCTAGATTTCCTGGACTGAAAAGCTTAAAAAGTAGTGATTTATCATTGAGAAGTTGGATATCTGTTGCTTG GTATCCAATTTACCGTATCCCCACTGGCCCAACATTGAAAGATCTGGATGCTTGCTTTCTGACCTTCCATCGGCTTTCAACTCGTGTAGGAG ATCATGTTGGTGCCATACAATATGCTTGGGGTAGCTCACCAAATATATCGCTCCCTGTTTTTGGTATGGCTTCTTATAAGTTCAGCAAGTCAGTATGGTCTTCGAATGATGAGGATTGGCAGCTGGCAAGCGGCTTACTGCAAGCTGCTGCCGATTGGCTGCGAGATAGCCGTGCTAGCCATCCGGATTATCAGTTCTTTGTCTCGCGTGGTGCATACAACAGGTAG